The DNA region GATACGGCGCGGGCGTCGGTGGCGAAAGCGGGGCTGGGCGATCGGGTGACGTTGGCGCAGGGCGATGCTTGCGGCTTCGACGCGGCGGCGCTGTTCGGGCGTGCGCAGTTCGAGCGGGTATTCATCAGTTACGCGCTGTCGATGATCCCGGAATGGGAAATGGCGCTGGCGCAGGCGGCGCGCTGCGTGGCGCCTGGCGGCAAGCTGGAGATCGTGGACTTTGGACAGCAGGAGCGGTTGCCTGCTTTGTGGAAGCGCGTATTGTTCGGATGGCTGGGGCGGTTCCATGTGTCGCCGCGTCGGGAACTTAGTACAGCAATTGAGCGGCTGGCGCAGGATATGGGGGGATTTCCCCACAGCCAAACGCTTTATAGGGGGTATGCAGTGCGTGGCTGTTTGATCCGGGTTTGACGCGGCTTGGAAGACGTAGGCTTAAGCGCCGCTTCAAGCGGCGCGGTGAGCATCAAGACGTCTAGCCTTGCGACGAATGTCCCGGATATGGGCAACCAGCCGATGCAGTTTACTGGTATCGACTTGTTCCAGCCGTCGCTTACCGATCCGGCTATCAGCCATCGCCAACGACTGAATCAGAGGATCATCATCCTGAATTGCTTGTTCGATCGACAGTTGGTGAATGAAATCCCAGCAGGCGCGATAAGCGTCTTGTCGGCTGAGTTCGCCGAAGTCGGAAAATTGAGATTGATACATGGAATTGCGGTTGGGTGAGCCGCTTTCGTAGCCATCTGCTATATAGTTTGCACGGGTGCAAAAATTGGCAATGACCTCACCGTCGAAGGTCAGCCAGGCATGGCCGCATGTGCAATTTCCATAGCGCGTGCTTTGAATGTCCAGCCGTCCGCGCAGTTCGGGTGCGAAGCGCTCCAATACAAGCGATCTCAACCCGCTCCAGCGCATCTTACGCCGCCTGCCGTTCCGCCTTTTCCAGGTCCAGCCGATCCCAGATTTCGACCAGCGCGGTCACCAGGGTCCGCATCATCTCTTCGCTGTGGGCCGGGCCGGGGGTGAAGCGCAGGCGTTCGGTGCCGCGTGGGACGGTGGGATAGTTGATGGGCTGCACATAGGCGCCATATTCGGCGAGCAGGATGTCGCTGATCCGCTTGGCCTTGACCGGGTCGCCGACCATCAGCGGCACGATATGGGTGACCGACGGCATGACCGGCAGGCCTGCTTCGGCCATCAGCCGCTTGAGCAATGCAGCCGACGCCTGCTGGCCTTCACGTTCCTCGCTGGAGCCTTTGAGGTGCCGCACGCTGGCGAGCACGCCTGCGACCAGTACCGGCGAGAGCGAGGTGGTGAAGATGAAGCCGGGGGCGTAGCTGCGGATGACGTCCACGATCATCTGGTCGGCGGCGATATAGCCGCCCATGACGCCGAACGCCTTGCCCAATGTGCCTTCGATGATCGTCACGCGATCTGAGACTTGATCCCGTTCCGAAATGCCGCCGCCGCGCGGGCCATACATGCCGACGGCGTGCACTTCGTCCAGATAGGTCAGCGCATTATACTCGTCGGCCAAATCGCAGATCGCGGCGATCGGGGCGACGTCGCCATCCATCGAATAGACGCTTTCGAAGGCGATCAGCTTGGGCGCTTCGGGGTCTTCGGCCGCCAGAAGCTCCCGCAGATGCTCGACGTCATTATGACGGAACACGCGCTTTTCGCAGCCCGAATTGCGGATGCCCGCGATCATGGAGGCATGGTTCAGTTCGTCGGAAAAGACGATGCAGCCGGGCAGCAGCTTGGCCAGCGTGGAGAGCGTCGCTTCGTTCGAGACATAGCCCGAAGTGAAGAGCAGCGCCGCTTCCTTGCCATGCAGGTCGGCCAGTTCGCCTTCCAGATCGATATGATAATGGGTGTTGCCGCCGATATTGCGGGTGCCGCCGGAGCCTGCGCCGACATCGTGCAGCGCCTCTTCCATTGCAGCCACGACCTTGGGATGCTGGCCCATGGCGAGATAGTCGTTGGAGCACCAGACGGTGATCGGCTTGGGACCGTTATGGCCGTGGAAGCAACGGGCGTTGGGATAGGAACCGCGATTGCGCAGGATATCGATGAAGACGCGATAGCGGCCTTCTTCGTGCAGCCGGTCGATCGCTTGAGAAAAAATGTGTTTGTAGTTCACTACGCTGCTTCCCATTTCCTCGCGCGCCCTATTCTTGTCCGCTGCGCCATCCTCTTCCGCGTGCCGCGTTTAGCCGCGCAGTCCCGCCATTACCAGCGATAACCGCTCGCAACATATCGACATAGGTGCCTAATATCATGCGCGAGCAAATTAGGCATTGGACAAATAGCCTACCCCGTCACAGCGCGTCGATCCGTTCTAGGCCGTACGCGGCCAAGGCGGGACGCAGCGCTTCAACCTGATCATCCAGCCGCGTAAACACCGCCACGCCGGGCGATACCGTGTCGGGCCAAGGCTGGCCCTGGGTGAGAAACTGGATGCGGCGGGCGATGCCTTCTCCGCCATGGACGAAGCCCATCGGATGGGGGGCAGCGGCGGCGAGTTCCTGCTCCACCAAGGGGAAATGGGTGCAGGCGAGGACGACCATGTCCATCCGGTCGCCGCCCGGTTGTGCGAGCAGGCCGCCCAGCGCATCGCGCGCGACTTGCGGGTCGAGGGTTTCTCCGCGCAGTTTCGCTTCGGCCAGTTGCACCAGCGCCGACGATCCATGGCGCAGGACAAGGCAATCCGCGCCATGTTCGGCGGCCAGGCGATCGACATAAGGTTGGCGAACGGTGGCGTCGGTGCCCAACACGCCGAAGACGCGGCTTTTCGACAGCAGGGCGGCAGGCTTGATCGCAGGGACCGTGCCGACCACCGGAATGTCGAGCGCGGCGCGGACATGCTGGAGCGCGATGGTGGAGGCTGTGTTGCAGGCGATGACGGCCAGGCGCGGGCGGTAGCGTTCGACCAGGCGGCCCAGCAATGCGGGGACACGCGCGGCGATCTCCGCCTCGCTCTTGGTGCCGTAGGGAAAGCCTGCGCTGTCGGCGGCATAGACGATGGGCGCTGTCGGCAGCGCCGCGCGGGCCGGGGCGAGGATGGACAAACCCCCGACGCCGGAATTGAAGAAGAGGATGGGGGCGTTTGCGGCGACCGTCATGGCGGCTGTGTCGCGGCAGGAGGCCGAAGTGTCAACCGGCAGCCATTTTCGCATGCGCGCATAGGGGATAATTAACCGACATTTGCCATCATTCCTGAGAGATGGGGACGATTTCTACTTCTACAGTTTCGGCTGCGGGCGGGCGAGGCGCGATGCACGCCAATTTCGTTGCGCTGGATGGTCTGCGCGGCGTTGCGGCGCTTGCGGTGCTGTTCTTCCATATTCCCAACTTCACCGGCATCATGTTGCTTCCAGGGGCTTATCTGGCGGTCGATCTCTTCTTCTGCA from Sphingobium sp. HWE2-09 includes:
- a CDS encoding class I SAM-dependent methyltransferase — protein: MSGHSQLMDGVYRYQRHIYDLTRKYYLLGRDGLIADLDPPAGGVVLEIGCGTGRNLIAVGKAWPQARLYGVDISAAMLDTARASVAKAGLGDRVTLAQGDACGFDAAALFGRAQFERVFISYALSMIPEWEMALAQAARCVAPGGKLEIVDFGQQERLPALWKRVLFGWLGRFHVSPRRELSTAIERLAQDMGGFPHSQTLYRGYAVRGCLIRV
- a CDS encoding SF0329 family protein → MRWSGLRSLVLERFAPELRGRLDIQSTRYGNCTCGHAWLTFDGEVIANFCTRANYIADGYESGSPNRNSMYQSQFSDFGELSRQDAYRACWDFIHQLSIEQAIQDDDPLIQSLAMADSRIGKRRLEQVDTSKLHRLVAHIRDIRRKARRLDAHRAA
- the hemA gene encoding 5-aminolevulinate synthase is translated as MNYKHIFSQAIDRLHEEGRYRVFIDILRNRGSYPNARCFHGHNGPKPITVWCSNDYLAMGQHPKVVAAMEEALHDVGAGSGGTRNIGGNTHYHIDLEGELADLHGKEAALLFTSGYVSNEATLSTLAKLLPGCIVFSDELNHASMIAGIRNSGCEKRVFRHNDVEHLRELLAAEDPEAPKLIAFESVYSMDGDVAPIAAICDLADEYNALTYLDEVHAVGMYGPRGGGISERDQVSDRVTIIEGTLGKAFGVMGGYIAADQMIVDVIRSYAPGFIFTTSLSPVLVAGVLASVRHLKGSSEEREGQQASAALLKRLMAEAGLPVMPSVTHIVPLMVGDPVKAKRISDILLAEYGAYVQPINYPTVPRGTERLRFTPGPAHSEEMMRTLVTALVEIWDRLDLEKAERQAA
- the murI gene encoding glutamate racemase, which codes for MTVAANAPILFFNSGVGGLSILAPARAALPTAPIVYAADSAGFPYGTKSEAEIAARVPALLGRLVERYRPRLAVIACNTASTIALQHVRAALDIPVVGTVPAIKPAALLSKSRVFGVLGTDATVRQPYVDRLAAEHGADCLVLRHGSSALVQLAEAKLRGETLDPQVARDALGGLLAQPGGDRMDMVVLACTHFPLVEQELAAAAPHPMGFVHGGEGIARRIQFLTQGQPWPDTVSPGVAVFTRLDDQVEALRPALAAYGLERIDAL